Proteins from a single region of Sphingomonas sp.:
- a CDS encoding DUF3617 domain-containing protein has protein sequence MRETDMRKLVLLAGLGVALAGCDKGPSTEDSARSSGEIRLENATAEEVMKQAAAAQEKNRMQPGEWENTFQLVSADMPGAPEMLRKKMAEEAKKPPSTTRECRKAEDAKAMDFTKLAPATQGCTFPKYVMANGKVDAKMECKGPFGPVKMTINGTQSPSSYDMTVTTEQTPPGGSAQSKMTIRATGKRLGECKG, from the coding sequence ATGAGGGAGACGGATATGCGCAAGCTGGTGCTGTTGGCGGGTCTTGGGGTGGCGCTGGCCGGTTGCGACAAGGGGCCGTCGACCGAGGATAGCGCCCGCTCGAGCGGCGAGATCCGCCTCGAGAACGCCACTGCCGAGGAAGTGATGAAGCAGGCCGCGGCGGCGCAGGAAAAGAACAGGATGCAGCCCGGCGAATGGGAAAACACCTTCCAGCTGGTCTCGGCCGACATGCCCGGCGCGCCCGAGATGCTCCGCAAGAAAATGGCCGAGGAAGCGAAGAAGCCGCCTTCGACCACCAGGGAGTGCCGCAAGGCCGAGGACGCCAAGGCGATGGACTTCACCAAGCTCGCCCCGGCAACGCAGGGCTGCACCTTCCCCAAATATGTGATGGCCAATGGCAAGGTCGATGCGAAGATGGAGTGCAAAGGCCCGTTCGGCCCGGTCAAGATGACCATCAACGGCACCCAGTCGCCGAGCAGCTACGACATGACCGTCACCACCGAGCAGACCCCGCCGGGCGGCTCCGCCCAGTCGAAGATGACGATCCGCGCGACCGGCAAGCGGCTGGGCGAGTGCAAGGGCTGA